One Alligator mississippiensis isolate rAllMis1 chromosome 1, rAllMis1, whole genome shotgun sequence genomic window carries:
- the LOC132247722 gene encoding syncytin-A-like, translating into MAPISLYITLGYLSITQGGWEKNLYLQISHAVAQAGNKSDCWICSHSPAHLHQGIPMIGVPISLQQWGTINGGFVRHYSLAAHRSAPKEWRAAPANWIISPRVEAPFCYRSNNTGAYNKATPVGHYSHCLTTLDYSPSSTSGILLGNVPSLNCTGFMVYNFSKEPHVALIANRSEFYIHSNFTSCNISRSSRIAAERGPSYTMHINRKCRIGHNNCRDLSTLSAPGLYWLCGNRAHKILPWNWVGACTLGRVIPGFEMHSAIYLEQVKNFNHHMKRAVNPLATRNTGFHRFVRTFIPWLGVRELELAIINISATMEAMGNATADAIQALQKEISQISQATIQHRIALDYLLVSQGGVCALVTSTCCVYVNQDMRIETDIRKIRNQLRVLHQVASENTDWGLEEMWSWLTSWLPDFGALGKKILYGILFVLIVLIMFYVLMQLILCCVKASRGSFSKARKPTAESRIMVLQKCEQIERKHERLHDEIEGLMRMEI; encoded by the coding sequence atggcaccgatatccttatatatcacacttgggtatctcagtatcacccaaggggggtgggagaaaaatttgtatttgcagatctcccatgcggtggctcaagctggaaataaaagtgactgctggatatgctctcacagcccagcacacctacaccaaggaatcccaatgatcggagtaccaatatccctccagcaatggggaacaataaacggcggcttcgttagacactactcgttagctgcccatcggtccgctcctaaagaatggagggccgcccctgctaactggataatctccccaagagtagaggcgcctttctgttacagatccaacaacaccggagcttataataaagccacacctgtaggacactactctcattgcctaactactctagattatagccctagtagcaccagtggaatcctgttgggtaacgtaccctctctcaattgtacaggattcatggtctacaacttttctaaggaacctcatgttgctctcattgcaaacagatcagaattttacattcactccaattttacttcttgtaatatatctcggtccagcaggatagcagctgaacgtggaccgtcctatacgatgcatatcaatcgaaagtgccggatagggcacaacaactgtcgagatttgagtaccctttctgccccaggcctttactggctctgcggaaacagggctcataaaatcttgccctggaattgggtgggggcatgcactcttggacgtgttatccctggtttcgaaatgcatagtgcaatatatctggaacaagtaaaaaatttcaaccatcacatgaaaagggcggttaaccccttagctaccagaaacacagggttccatcgatttgtgagaaccttcataccgtggcttggagtaagagaattggaactagccataattaacatttcagccacaatggaagctatgggaaatgccactgcggatgcaattcaggctctgcaaaaagagatctcccagatctcacaagcaactatacaacaccgcatagccctagattacctattggtgtcccagggaggagtatgtgccttagtaacctccacctgttgtgtctatgtcaatcaggacatgcgaatcgaaactgacattcgcaaaatccgaaatcagttaagggtcctacatcaagtggcctcagaaaatactgactggggtctagaagaaatgtggtcttggctaacctcctggctcccagatttcggggcccttggcaagaaaatcctgtatggaatattgtttgtcttgatagttctgataatgttctatgtcttaatgcaactgatcctctgctgcgtgaaagccagcaggggaagctttagcaaggcaagaaaacccacagcagagtctagaataatggtgttacaaaagtgtgagcagattgaaagaaaacatgaaaggctgcatgatgaaatagaggggctcatgagaatggaaatttaa